From Mucilaginibacter gotjawali:
AGTTGCTTAGCATTGTAGTGAATACAAAGAACAAGAACATGCCCGCTGTGGCCATAAATTGCGCCGGTATGCCCCTGTTAAGCATCTTGCCGATAAAGGGCATCATGATGATCGTACACAATCCACCAGGGAATAGAAGCTCGCCGGTTTGCTGCGCCGAAAAGCCGAGCAGGTTTTGACAAAATACCGGGAACACGAAGACGGACCCATACAGGCCAAACCCGAGAACAAAGGAGGTGAACATACCCACCGCGAAACTTCGATGCCGCATGATCCCGAAGTTTACTATCGGGTAATCGATACTCATTTCGCGCCATATAAACAGGAACACGCCTAAAATTGCGGCAATGGTGAGCACAAGTATGTAGGTTTTTGCAAACCAGTCTTCCGATTCACCTTTTTCCAATATGGTTTGCAAACTGCCTACCGCTATAGCCAGCAGGGCAATTCCCCACCAGTCAACCGGCTTTCCTTTTGCTTCTTTTGGCGTTTCCCTCACAAAGGTGTAAGCACAAAATGCTGCAATAGCGCCGACAGGTATATTTACATAAAAAATCCACCTCCATGTAGCGTGGTCGGTAATATAGCCACCTATAGTTGGCCCTACAGTGGGCCCAACTACAGCTCCCAAACCAAACAACGCAGTTGCGGTTCCGATTTGTTCGCGGGGCCAGGTCTCGATTAGTATAGCTTGCGAAGTTGATATTAACCCACCGCCGGCTAGTCCCTGCAATATCCTGAAAAGCACCAGTTCATCCAGGCTGGTGGAGTTTCCGCAAAGGAAGGAGGCAATAGTAAATACAACGATAGAGGTGATGAAATAATTTTTTCGCCCGAAGCGGCTTCCAAGCCATCCGGACATGGGGAGTACAATTACATTCGCAACGGCGTATCCCGTAACCACCCAGGCAACATCTTCCAGCGTGGCACCCAGGTTGCCCTGGATGACAGGCAAGGATACGTTTACGATGGTGGTATCGATCAGCTCCAGTAACGAAGCAACGATAACCGTGATCGTAATGATCCACTTTCTAAAGCCAGTTTCAGCCATTATTTTTTATTGTAGTGTTAATTTTTAGTCGATAGACCATAGTCCATGGACCATGGTTAAAAACCAATAAACTGTTATTTTCTGCCATGGACTATCGACCATGGACCATGGACTTATTCAGCAACGATCACAGAAACATTCACGCTCATCCCCGGGTGAAGTCTGTCCATATCTTCTTTGCTGCCGCTGATCTTAATTTTTACAGGCACACGCTGTACAACCTTTACAAAGTTGCCGGTGGCATTGTCAGGAGGCAATAAAGAAAACTTGGCGCCGGTTGCCGGTGAAAAATTGAACACTTCTCCTTTTAATTTCATTTCAGGGTAAGCATCAACTTCTACTTCAACTTTTTGTCCGGAACGGATCTTATCCAATTGGGTTTCTTTAAAGTTAGCGGTGATATAGATGCTGCTATCGTTAACAATGGAGAATAAGGTTTGCCCGGCCTGAACCAGCTGCCCTACCTGAACGTTCTTTTTTGACACCATGCCGCTGGCCGGTGATTTTATCTGGGTGTACGATAATTGCAATTTTGCATAATCAACATCCACTTGTTTCTGTGTTACGCCTGTATGGGTAACATTCAGTTGATTCTTTGCCGCGCCTTCAAGTTCAACGGCCGCCTTATACTGGTCCTGCGCAGCCCGGTAATTAGCCTGTGCAGTTTCCAGGTCGGCTTTGGCCTGGTCAAATTGCTGCTTGGTGATTGATCCATCCTGTACCAGGTTTGCATAACGTGCATAATCCTTGGTAATTTTATCCAGTTGAGCTGCAGCAGATGCCACTTTAGCTTTAGCGCTTGAAGAGTTGGCCGCATTTTCAAAAATTTGCGATTGCCCTACATTGATATTTTGGCTTGCACCGGTTTTCGCGGCTTCTGCCTGTTCAACTTTTATTTTATAATCATTGTCGTCAATTTTTACCAGCTCCTGGCCTTTATTAACGTGTGTGTTTTCCTGGAAGAAGATGCTGTCCACATAACCGCCTACCCGCGCAACAACCGGGCTGATGTCGCCGTCAATTTGTGCGTCGTCGGTATCAACGTGTTTACCGTAATATATATATTCTTTGATCCCGAAAATAATGCCGATTACAAGTATCAGCCCTAAAATAATCGGGAGTACTTTGTTTGGTTTCTTTTTAGGTTCATTTTCCATTGAGTCATTTGCCTTTGCCATCGTATTTTTAATTGTTGAATTAGTGATTTAGTGAATTAATGAGTAGTGTAATTGTTGATTTCTGATTATCTGCATATTTGCTCATCTGTACAGCTACTTATTGAGTTTTCCGGTTGATTTTATTAAGGTATAATAGGCCAGTCCGGCATCGGCTTTCGCCAGTTCGAGGTTGATCTCCGCCTGGTAAAGCAATGTTTCTGCATCGGCCCTGTCAGTTGCTGAGGCGATATTGCTTTTGTATTTTGATTCGAGTATCTTGTTGTTTTCTCCCGCCTGTTCTATAGATGTTTGCAATAATTTTATTTTATCAAGCGCCATCATGTAGTTTTGATAATCCTCGTTCACCTCGCGCCTCACATTATTCATGGTGATGAGCTTGTTGAGCGACACTTCATCCTGTTGGATCTTCGCCTCTGCTACTTTATTTTTATTGGTCCACAGGGTCGAGAAGTTCCATGAAACGCCGACACCTAAGGTGAGGGGTAAAATATATTTTCCGCTCTGAGGAAAAGGATCTATCTGTGTATCGATATAGTAGGCCGCGGCCGATGCATTTACCGTTGGCAGCGCATTGGCTTTAATATTTTTAACATTTGTTTCGGCAACCTGCGAGCGGAGATCAAGCGATCTGACTTCAGTACGCAGCGTCAAGGCCGTATCAATATAGGCGGTTACAGGTGCTACCGGCCTGTCGGCCTCAGCAATATCGTTAATAGCTAATTGTGTTCCTTCGGGTAAACCAAGCAATATATTGAGGTTATAGTTCACAATTTTTCGGTTGGTCTCCAAATCTATGCCGTTTAACTCAATATTTGAGCGTTGCAGCTGGAACCGGAGCACATCGTTTTTGGTAACAATACCCTGGTCGAAAAAACGCTGTGCTTGTTTTATTTGCTGATCCACCGTTGCCAGGTTTTGTTCAACAACTTTTTTACTTTTTAAAACTTTGTAAAGATTATAGTATTGGTTGATGATATCGTAAGCTACGGCATCCTTATCGTTTTCTGCATCAATCCGCGAGATCTGTGCCAACAATTCTGTTGATTGTTCTGCATATTTTAAACGGTTACCTCCGTAAATTACTTCGTTAACCGAGGCAATACCCAGAAACGCGTCAGCGCTTTTTGGCAAGGTTAAGCTTGCAGGGCCAAAATCCAGCTTGTTTGCCGGGATCTCAGCCCGGTTATAAGTAAAACTCGCCTTACCGGTAGGCAGAATGTTGTCTTTCGCCTGGTTATACTGCGAAATGGCCTGGTCGATCTTTGATTTTGAAAGCTTTACTACATTGCTGTTTGCCAGGCCCATTTTCAAGGCTTCATCAAGGGTGATCACCCTGTCCTGGGCGTTAACAGCATTAAAGCCAAGCAAGATTAAAACAATTGCCGGGGCAATGAAACGTTTGAACGCAGCGGCCGCGGCATTAAAAAATTTAAGGTTGGTGTGTTTATTCAGTCTAGTCATTGTTGTTCATTAAGTAAGATTTTAAGAGCTGTTTCATGTACGTTTTGAACCTCGGTTTGAATTTTTCTTCCAAAAATGCTTCATCCCGGATATCGTGCCCCAGCATTAAAGATGCTATATGTGGCGCGTTAATAATATAATTTTTAGTGCCAAAAATGGTCGCTATCATCAGTTCGGGATCGATATCTTTCCCGAAGCTGCCGTTTTTGATCCCTTCTTCAAATATTTTTTTAAACTCCATCACATTGATCATCAATATTTCGGTGATCTTATCTGTAAGGTCCCAACGTTTACCCATGGACATTTCGCGGTTGATCAGTTTCTGAAAGCAATTATTGACAATCATCCTGTCAACATAATTATCAATGCATTTTTCCAGCTTGTCCCACGATGATATGCTTTCATCGTTGCCAATATTTTGAAGCAATGTTTGAAATGAAGAGATTTTCCGTTCAAAAACCGCAAGAAACAGCCCTTCCTTCGACCCAAAATAGTAATTGAGCATTGCCATGTTCACGCCAGCCTCGCCCGAGATCATCCGGGTAGAGGCCCCGTCGAAGCCAAGGTCCGAAAACACCCTTTCGGCTACATCAAGGATATGATCCTTTTTATCAATTTTATCTTTATCCATTGTATTTCTTGAACAAAATTAATCAAACGATTGATTGGCTTGGTCATTGTTTTGTCAAGTTAGATTAAGTATTTGATAATCAATGAGAAAAACTTAAGCGATTGATTAACAACCGGGAAATAAATATTGTTTTTAATTATTTTAATTACGATCAGGCAGTTAAAAATTCGACAGGGGGTGTTGGAAGGTTGTAATGTTGGAAAGTTGTAAGGTTGCAATGTTACCAGTCAGTTCAATATAATTAGCGACCACTGCAAAAAGCGCAAAACCAAACAAATCCGAAACGACGAAGCCATCTTGAGCACCCAAAATAAATAATTGCGAAAAATTGAACATCCCTGCCTGCGGCAGGCAGGGGAAATCCGAAATATCCTCGCATTGTTAAATTATGGATACACTTTAATATGCAAAATATCTTTCAATATATTTGTTAGCTATGAACCGCATCAAAATTATTTTTTTCTTTTTTTTTATAGCACAGTTTGGTTTTGCACAAACTGCGCCGCCTGCCGACCTGGTTTCCATCGAGCAGAATTTTAAAAAATTAGATGTTTTAGGCAGCGTGCTCTATGTAGCCGCTCACCCTGATGATGAAAATACGCGCCTGCTGGCTTACCTTGCCCAGGAAAAGCATTACCGCACCGGGTACCTTTCCATGACACGCGGCGATGGCGGCCAAAACCTGATCGGTAATGAGCAGGGTGAACTGTTGGGCCTGATCCGCACCCAGGAATTGCTGGCTGCCCGTAAAGTTGACGGCGCGGAACAGTTTTTTACCCGGGCCAACGATTTTGGTTTCTCAAAAGGGCCGGATGAAACTTTAAAAATATGGGATAAAGAAAAAGTGTTGAGCGATGTGGTTTGGGTGATCCGCAAATTCAGGCCTGATGTGATCATCTGCCGGTTCCCCACTACCGGCGAAGGCGGGCACGGGCATCATACTTCATCGGCCATACTGGCGCAGGAAGCATTTTCGGCAGCTGCCGACCCAAATCGGTTTCCTGACCAATTAAAATATGTGCAAACCTGGCAAGCTAAGCGCCTGCTATGGAACACCTTTAGTTTCGGCACCGTTAATACCACTGCGCCCGACCAGTTTAAAATTGATGTGGGTGTTTATAACCCCATCATTGGCAAAGGCTATGGCGAAATGGCTGCAGAAAGCCGGTCCAACCATAAAACACAGGGCTTTGGCTCGGCCAGGCAACGCGGCCAGGCATTTGAGTTTTTTAAAACCATTTTAGGCGATGCCCCGAAAACCGACCTGATGGATGGCGTAAACACCAGCTGGGGAAGGGTAAATGGAGGTGAAGCTATAGGGTCGGAGATTGAAAAGGTTCGGAAGGATTTTGATAGGGATCATCCGGAAAAATCTGTAAAGTCATTGGTTGCTTTAATTGACAAAATTGATAAAACACCGGATGAATATTGGAAGGAGCAGAAAACTGAAGAGCTGAATAATATAATAGCGGCTTGCGCAGGATTGTGGTTTGAGGCTTACACCGCCGAACCTACCTACGCCCTGGGCGACCAGATGAATATCCGTTCGCAGGTGATCAGCCGTTACGGACTGAACATCACATTAAACGGTTTAACAGTAATACAGCACGCTGATAACACTGGCAGCACTTCAGACTTTATGGAGCCGATGGCCCATTATGATCTGCCGGTCACCGGTAAGGATAAATTTATCCCTGCAAATGAATTACAGACGTTTAGCAATGATTGCATAGCCGGTAAAATATCGCAGCCCTATTGGTTGGAATCGCCGCACCCTATAGGCACCTATGAAGTTGGCAATGCCGGCAATATTGGCAATCCGGAAAACCCGGATGCGCCGATGGTTGAATTTACTTTTCAGATTGATGGTCATTCAATTGTGTTTGACAGAAAACTGGCATATAAATATGTTGACCCTGCAAAAGGCGAAATTTACCAACCAGTTGAAATTACGCCGCCCGTCACCGCCAATATCACCGCAAAAAACTACATCTTCAATTCAAAAAAACCGCAGGACGTAGAGATTAAACTGCAAAGCTTCACCAAAACCGCCGGAAGCATCACTATAAAACCAATGGCGGGTTGGAAGGCGAGCCCAGAAAAAATTGATTTTACCGGGAAAAATAAGGGTGATGAATGGGCGGTGAATTTTGAAGTGACGCCAACCGGCAATCAACCCCAAGCCACTGAAATGGAGGCCATTGTTGAAATAGGCGGCAAAACTTTTTCAATGGGCATACAGCACATTAAATATGAGCACATCCCAAATATTACTTTGTTCCCACCGGCAGAGGCTAAACTGATCGACCTTAATTTAAATATTGTTGGTAAAAAGATCGGCTATATCCCCGGTGCAGGAGACCTGGTGCCGGATGCCATGAAACAGGTTGGCTATGACGTTCATATATTAACGGAAAATGAAATCCTGAACGGCGACCTGTCGGGATACGATGCCATAGTTACGGGAGTTAGGGCCTACAATGTAAATCCCCGCCTGGCGGTTGAACAGCCAAAACTGCTGGAATATGTGAAGAACGGAGGCAACCTGGTAGTACAGTATAATAACAACAACGGGCTGGCCACCAAAAATATCGGTCCGTATCCGTTCAACGTAGTAAACAAAAGGGTTACAGATGAGGATGCCAAAATTACGGTCTTAGATCCGCAAGAGCCCTTGCTTAACTATCCAAACAAAATTACTCAGGATGATTTTAACGGCTGGGTACAGGAACGCGGCTTGTACTTTGTTGGGGACATAGACCCTAACTACAAAGCCCCGCTGCAAATGAATGACCCTGGCGAAGCGGCAACTAATGGTGCGGTGATCGTGGGTAATTACGGGCAGGGCAGGTTTGTTTATACCTCGCTGGCCTTCTTCAGGCAATTGCCCGCCGGGGTTCCGGGAGCATACCGGCTGTTTGTGAATTTATTGAGTAAGCCGAAGAATCAACCGTGAGGTTAAAAAATATGCCAGGATATTTAAATTTGTAATTTTTATCTTTGTATAAAATTCGTGAAAACAGATGGAAACTTTAACAATCGAAATACCGGATAAAGAAGTTAAAATTTTTAAGGAATTATTAAAAAAATTTAATATCAAGATCGTTAAGACCGAGGTGTCAGAAACACCAAATGCTTTAACGGTTAAAACTATTAAAGACGCGCGTACTGGAAAGGGGGTCGAAAAACCTATTGAAAACGTACGCTCTTTTATCGATTCCTTATAAATGTTCACACTAAAGCCAACTAACCAGTTTAAAAAGGATGTTAAAGCGGCAAAAAAACGGTCTGCTAAAAATGTTGAATTAATTGTTGATTTCTTAGAAAAACTTGAGGAAAATGGAGTTGCAGGGATTGATAAAAAACATAGGTCGCATAAACTGAGCGGGGAATTCGAAGACAACT
This genomic window contains:
- a CDS encoding DHA2 family efflux MFS transporter permease subunit; its protein translation is MAETGFRKWIITITVIVASLLELIDTTIVNVSLPVIQGNLGATLEDVAWVVTGYAVANVIVLPMSGWLGSRFGRKNYFITSIVVFTIASFLCGNSTSLDELVLFRILQGLAGGGLISTSQAILIETWPREQIGTATALFGLGAVVGPTVGPTIGGYITDHATWRWIFYVNIPVGAIAAFCAYTFVRETPKEAKGKPVDWWGIALLAIAVGSLQTILEKGESEDWFAKTYILVLTIAAILGVFLFIWREMSIDYPIVNFGIMRHRSFAVGMFTSFVLGFGLYGSVFVFPVFCQNLLGFSAQQTGELLFPGGLCTIIMMPFIGKMLNRGIPAQFMATAGMFLFFVFTTMLSNSTLGTGEKDVLIPLLIRGVGMALLFVPLTTLAIADLKGPELGQGTGLNNMMRQLGGSFGIAVLTTIIHIRTAKHRSDLLSNINPYNNAFNDRLNMLQHAFMAKGKSATDALHMAYMAIEGAVTRQSILLTYDDAYWISGLVMLFSIPLLYLQPFKKAAKLPVDAH
- a CDS encoding HlyD family secretion protein: MAKANDSMENEPKKKPNKVLPIILGLILVIGIIFGIKEYIYYGKHVDTDDAQIDGDISPVVARVGGYVDSIFFQENTHVNKGQELVKIDDNDYKIKVEQAEAAKTGASQNINVGQSQIFENAANSSSAKAKVASAAAQLDKITKDYARYANLVQDGSITKQQFDQAKADLETAQANYRAAQDQYKAAVELEGAAKNQLNVTHTGVTQKQVDVDYAKLQLSYTQIKSPASGMVSKKNVQVGQLVQAGQTLFSIVNDSSIYITANFKETQLDKIRSGQKVEVEVDAYPEMKLKGEVFNFSPATGAKFSLLPPDNATGNFVKVVQRVPVKIKISGSKEDMDRLHPGMSVNVSVIVAE
- a CDS encoding TolC family protein, giving the protein MTRLNKHTNLKFFNAAAAAFKRFIAPAIVLILLGFNAVNAQDRVITLDEALKMGLANSNVVKLSKSKIDQAISQYNQAKDNILPTGKASFTYNRAEIPANKLDFGPASLTLPKSADAFLGIASVNEVIYGGNRLKYAEQSTELLAQISRIDAENDKDAVAYDIINQYYNLYKVLKSKKVVEQNLATVDQQIKQAQRFFDQGIVTKNDVLRFQLQRSNIELNGIDLETNRKIVNYNLNILLGLPEGTQLAINDIAEADRPVAPVTAYIDTALTLRTEVRSLDLRSQVAETNVKNIKANALPTVNASAAAYYIDTQIDPFPQSGKYILPLTLGVGVSWNFSTLWTNKNKVAEAKIQQDEVSLNKLITMNNVRREVNEDYQNYMMALDKIKLLQTSIEQAGENNKILESKYKSNIASATDRADAETLLYQAEINLELAKADAGLAYYTLIKSTGKLNK
- a CDS encoding TetR/AcrR family transcriptional regulator, translating into MDKDKIDKKDHILDVAERVFSDLGFDGASTRMISGEAGVNMAMLNYYFGSKEGLFLAVFERKISSFQTLLQNIGNDESISSWDKLEKCIDNYVDRMIVNNCFQKLINREMSMGKRWDLTDKITEILMINVMEFKKIFEEGIKNGSFGKDIDPELMIATIFGTKNYIINAPHIASLMLGHDIRDEAFLEEKFKPRFKTYMKQLLKSYLMNNND
- a CDS encoding PIG-L family deacetylase yields the protein MNRIKIIFFFFFIAQFGFAQTAPPADLVSIEQNFKKLDVLGSVLYVAAHPDDENTRLLAYLAQEKHYRTGYLSMTRGDGGQNLIGNEQGELLGLIRTQELLAARKVDGAEQFFTRANDFGFSKGPDETLKIWDKEKVLSDVVWVIRKFRPDVIICRFPTTGEGGHGHHTSSAILAQEAFSAAADPNRFPDQLKYVQTWQAKRLLWNTFSFGTVNTTAPDQFKIDVGVYNPIIGKGYGEMAAESRSNHKTQGFGSARQRGQAFEFFKTILGDAPKTDLMDGVNTSWGRVNGGEAIGSEIEKVRKDFDRDHPEKSVKSLVALIDKIDKTPDEYWKEQKTEELNNIIAACAGLWFEAYTAEPTYALGDQMNIRSQVISRYGLNITLNGLTVIQHADNTGSTSDFMEPMAHYDLPVTGKDKFIPANELQTFSNDCIAGKISQPYWLESPHPIGTYEVGNAGNIGNPENPDAPMVEFTFQIDGHSIVFDRKLAYKYVDPAKGEIYQPVEITPPVTANITAKNYIFNSKKPQDVEIKLQSFTKTAGSITIKPMAGWKASPEKIDFTGKNKGDEWAVNFEVTPTGNQPQATEMEAIVEIGGKTFSMGIQHIKYEHIPNITLFPPAEAKLIDLNLNIVGKKIGYIPGAGDLVPDAMKQVGYDVHILTENEILNGDLSGYDAIVTGVRAYNVNPRLAVEQPKLLEYVKNGGNLVVQYNNNNGLATKNIGPYPFNVVNKRVTDEDAKITVLDPQEPLLNYPNKITQDDFNGWVQERGLYFVGDIDPNYKAPLQMNDPGEAATNGAVIVGNYGQGRFVYTSLAFFRQLPAGVPGAYRLFVNLLSKPKNQP
- a CDS encoding type II toxin-antitoxin system RelE/ParE family toxin produces the protein MFTLKPTNQFKKDVKAAKKRSAKNVELIVDFLEKLEENGVAGIDKKHRSHKLSGEFEDNWEAHIKPDLLIIWFEITEEKEIILMRLGSHSDLF